One region of Choristoneura fumiferana chromosome 3, NRCan_CFum_1, whole genome shotgun sequence genomic DNA includes:
- the LOC141426625 gene encoding uncharacterized protein — protein MDHIGCNHTHCTAANQSVCQTISEMDWERGIWNAAFNGEKDKIITLIDKAKNAKEFVNMPDNSGYTALHYAARNGHIDICKTLIQVGANVNAQTSGLATPLHKAAAAGKASTVNFLLQSGACVTMQDIDGQTALHKATANKRIELEFFLLDAAPELANIKDNRGRVASELATN, from the exons ATGGATCACATTGGATGTAACCACACTCATTGCACTGCTGCCAATCAATCTGTTTGCCAGACAATATCCGAAATGGATTGGGAGAGAGGTATATGGAATGCAG CATTCAATGGTGAGAAAGACAAAATAATCACATTAATTGATAAAGCAAAGAATGCCAAGGAATTTGTAAATATGCCAGACAACTCTGGCTACACAGCACTACACTATGCTGCACGTAATGGCCACATAGATATTTGTAAGACGTTGATTCAAGTTGGGGCAAATGTTAATGCTCAGACAAGCGGATTAGCTACACCATTGCACAAAGCTGCAGCAGCTG GTAAAGCATCTACTGTTAATTTCTTGCTGCAGTCTGGAGCCTGTGTGACAATGCAAGATATAGATGGACAAACTGCTTTACATAAGGCAACAGCAAACAAGCGCATCGAGTTggaattttttttgttagatgCTGCCCCTGAACTTGCAAATATTAAAGACAACAGAGGTCGTGTAGCATCTGAACTTGCAACAAATTGA